In a single window of the Streptacidiphilus sp. P02-A3a genome:
- a CDS encoding Zn-dependent alcohol dehydrogenase, with amino-acid sequence MVRAALLPAVGAALEITEIVLPEPGPGKVRVKLAAAGVCHSDLSLSTGVLRPTTPTVLGHEGAGTVLAVGEGVDTVRPGDRVVLNWAPACGHCHLCAIGEPWLCENQYAASVQTYAALPDGTGLYPGLGAAAFAEETVVNANAVVPLPDGVPLTSAALLGCAVLTGYGAVHNAARVRAGESVVVFGVGGIGLAVLQAARIAGASPIVAVDVTPEKEELARRHGATEFLVADEQTPKAVRKLTGGNGADHAFECVGRSSTIRAAWSSTRRGGRTTVVGIGAKDDLVSFSALEVFHYARTLSGCCYGNSDPARDVPVLAEHVRAGRLDLEALITDRITLDEIPAAFERMAAGKGGRSLVVF; translated from the coding sequence ATGGTCCGCGCCGCCCTGCTCCCCGCCGTGGGCGCAGCACTTGAGATCACCGAGATCGTCCTGCCCGAGCCGGGGCCCGGCAAGGTGCGGGTGAAGCTGGCCGCCGCGGGCGTCTGCCACTCCGACCTGTCGCTGTCCACCGGCGTGCTGCGGCCGACCACCCCGACCGTGCTCGGGCACGAGGGCGCGGGCACCGTGCTCGCGGTCGGCGAGGGCGTCGACACGGTCCGTCCGGGCGACCGGGTGGTGCTCAACTGGGCTCCCGCCTGCGGGCACTGCCACCTGTGTGCGATCGGTGAGCCGTGGCTGTGCGAGAACCAGTACGCCGCCTCGGTGCAGACCTACGCCGCGCTCCCGGACGGCACCGGGCTGTACCCGGGGCTGGGCGCCGCCGCCTTCGCCGAGGAGACGGTGGTCAACGCGAACGCGGTGGTGCCGCTGCCGGACGGGGTGCCGCTGACCTCGGCGGCGCTGCTCGGCTGCGCCGTGCTCACCGGCTACGGCGCGGTGCACAACGCGGCCCGGGTGCGCGCGGGCGAGTCGGTGGTGGTCTTCGGGGTCGGCGGGATCGGGCTCGCGGTGCTCCAGGCCGCCCGGATCGCCGGGGCGTCGCCGATCGTCGCGGTGGACGTCACCCCGGAGAAGGAGGAGCTGGCCCGGCGGCACGGCGCGACCGAGTTCCTGGTCGCCGACGAGCAGACGCCGAAGGCGGTGCGCAAGCTGACCGGCGGCAACGGCGCGGACCACGCCTTCGAGTGCGTGGGGCGGAGCAGCACGATCCGGGCGGCCTGGTCCTCGACCCGGCGCGGGGGCCGGACCACGGTGGTCGGCATCGGCGCCAAGGACGACCTGGTGTCGTTCTCGGCGCTGGAGGTGTTCCACTACGCCCGGACGCTCAGCGGCTGCTGCTACGGCAACAGCGACCCGGCCCGGGACGTCCCGGTGCTGGCCGAGCACGTCCGCGCCGGGCGGCTGGACCTGGAGGCGCTGATCACCGACCGGATCACGCTGGACGAGATCCCGGCGGCGTTCGAGCGGATGGCCGCCGGGAAGGGCGGACGCTCGCTGGTGGTCTTCTAG
- a CDS encoding aldehyde dehydrogenase family protein → MQQHGDQYIGGAWRDSLGSESIAVLNPATEEVLASVPAGTAEDVDTAVAAARAAARAWGATAPEERLAYLTRLRDGLAARQSEIAGTVVAELGAPIGFATAVQAGLPLAVAQSYLDILAGYAFTEQVGNSIVYAEPAGVVAAITPWNYPLHQIVAKVVPALAAGCTVVLKPAEDTPLVARLFAAIVHEAGLPAGVFNLVTGVGAVAGAALAGHPGVDLVSFTGSTAVGRLIAETAGGGVKRVALELGGKSANVVLPGADLTRAVSVNVGNVMSNSGQTCSAWTRLLVPADQYQEAVAIAVKAAAKYVPGDPAAAETRLGPVVSAKQRARVRGYIETAVREGARVATGGAEPPEGLDRGFYVRPTILADVTPEMTVAQEEIFGPVLSILAYRDEEHALEIANGTDYGLAGGVWAADNETAVAFARRMDTGQVDINGGRFNPIAPFGGYKGSGVGRELGRHGLEEFLQPKSLQF, encoded by the coding sequence GTGCAGCAGCACGGAGATCAGTACATCGGCGGCGCGTGGCGCGACTCCCTCGGCAGCGAGTCCATCGCGGTGCTGAACCCGGCGACCGAGGAGGTCCTGGCGTCCGTCCCGGCCGGTACCGCCGAGGACGTCGACACCGCCGTGGCCGCCGCCCGCGCCGCCGCCCGGGCCTGGGGCGCGACCGCGCCCGAGGAGCGGCTGGCGTACCTGACCCGGCTGCGGGACGGCCTGGCCGCCCGGCAGTCGGAGATCGCCGGGACCGTGGTCGCCGAGCTGGGCGCGCCGATCGGCTTCGCCACCGCCGTACAGGCCGGGCTGCCGCTCGCGGTCGCCCAGTCCTACCTGGACATCCTGGCCGGGTACGCGTTCACCGAGCAGGTCGGCAACTCGATCGTCTACGCCGAGCCGGCCGGGGTGGTCGCGGCGATCACCCCGTGGAACTACCCGCTGCACCAGATCGTCGCGAAGGTCGTGCCCGCGCTGGCGGCCGGGTGCACGGTGGTGCTCAAGCCCGCCGAGGACACCCCGCTGGTGGCCCGGCTGTTCGCCGCGATCGTGCACGAGGCGGGCCTCCCGGCGGGGGTGTTCAACCTGGTCACCGGCGTCGGCGCGGTGGCCGGCGCGGCACTGGCCGGGCACCCGGGGGTGGATCTGGTGTCCTTCACCGGCTCGACCGCCGTCGGCCGGCTGATCGCCGAGACGGCGGGCGGCGGCGTCAAGCGGGTCGCGCTGGAGCTCGGCGGCAAGTCCGCCAACGTCGTGCTGCCGGGCGCGGACCTGACCCGGGCGGTCAGCGTCAACGTCGGCAACGTGATGTCCAACTCCGGTCAGACGTGCAGTGCCTGGACCCGGCTGCTGGTCCCGGCCGACCAGTACCAGGAGGCCGTGGCGATCGCCGTCAAGGCCGCCGCCAAGTACGTCCCGGGCGACCCGGCCGCCGCCGAGACCCGGCTCGGTCCGGTCGTCAGCGCCAAGCAGCGGGCGCGGGTGCGCGGCTACATCGAGACCGCCGTCCGCGAGGGCGCGCGGGTCGCGACCGGCGGCGCGGAGCCCCCCGAGGGCCTGGACCGGGGCTTCTACGTGCGGCCGACGATCCTGGCCGACGTCACCCCGGAGATGACCGTCGCCCAGGAGGAGATCTTCGGCCCGGTGCTGTCGATCCTCGCCTACCGGGACGAGGAGCACGCCCTGGAGATCGCCAACGGCACCGACTACGGCCTGGCGGGCGGGGTCTGGGCGGCCGACAACGAGACGGCGGTGGCCTTCGCCCGGCGGATGGACACCGGCCAGGTCGACATCAACGGCGGACGCTTCAACCCGATCGCGCCCTTCGGCGGCTACAAGGGCTCCGGCGTCGGCCGCGAGCTCGGACGGCACGGCCTGGAGGAGTTCCTCCAGCCCAAGTCGCTCCAGTTCTGA
- a CDS encoding TetR/AcrR family transcriptional regulator, with the protein MRSDVRPAAPDDGAAPSPGPGPGPGQGQGPGQGQGPKVKRMPRAQREQQMLDAAVRVFSRRGYHAASMDEIAEESDVSKPMLYLYLGSKEALFAACIRREAERLIAAVAQAAEPGLETGEQLRRGLTAFFAFVAEHRESWIVLYQQARAQGEPIVEEVAACRRQVVNAVTALVRRAARASVPAPREGEPADRPPRPDRGEAAAVAQAIVGAADALAGWVLDTGPEPPEETARRLMSVIWIGLEPRLHGARYAADPAGPAAS; encoded by the coding sequence ATGCGATCGGACGTACGCCCCGCCGCCCCCGACGACGGCGCCGCGCCAAGCCCCGGCCCCGGCCCCGGCCCCGGCCAAGGTCAGGGCCCCGGCCAGGGCCAGGGCCCCAAGGTCAAGCGGATGCCCCGGGCCCAGCGCGAGCAGCAGATGCTGGACGCCGCGGTGCGGGTCTTCTCCCGCCGCGGCTACCACGCGGCGTCCATGGACGAGATCGCCGAGGAGTCGGACGTCTCCAAGCCCATGCTGTACCTCTACCTGGGCTCCAAGGAGGCGCTGTTCGCCGCCTGCATCCGGCGCGAGGCCGAGCGGCTGATCGCCGCCGTCGCCCAGGCCGCCGAGCCGGGGCTGGAGACCGGGGAGCAACTGCGGCGCGGGCTCACCGCGTTCTTCGCGTTCGTCGCCGAGCACCGGGAGAGCTGGATCGTGCTCTACCAGCAGGCCCGGGCCCAGGGCGAGCCGATCGTGGAGGAGGTCGCGGCCTGCCGCCGCCAGGTGGTGAACGCGGTCACCGCGCTGGTCCGCCGCGCGGCGCGGGCCTCCGTCCCGGCCCCGCGCGAGGGCGAACCGGCGGACCGGCCGCCGCGCCCGGACCGGGGCGAGGCCGCCGCCGTCGCCCAGGCCATCGTCGGCGCGGCGGACGCGCTCGCCGGGTGGGTGCTGGACACCGGCCCGGAACCCCCGGAGGAGACCGCCAGGCGGCTGATGTCCGTGATCTGGATAGGCCTCGAACCCCGCCTCCACGGCGCCCGCTACGCCGCCGACCCCGCCGGGCCCGCAGCGTCCTAG
- a CDS encoding bifunctional DNA primase/polymerase — MESAGRLSNWWRRWSGADTGADAAADADQHASRLAELLAVTRAGFPVVPAAHAVEYRCSCDRVGCPAPAQHPLSFAWQSMATVDAEQVARWLAVDPQANAVTATGRAHDVLDVPAEAGRFALERMAELGVAPGPVAAVGEDRFLFFTTTRSTLDEDEWWTSELDTHPEDLAEHPGIRWHTRGSYVLVPPSRLTDGSQVTWVRPPDHPLPDPLRVLDLLADACTAVGAVAAPEHWFIG; from the coding sequence ATGGAATCCGCGGGCAGGCTGAGCAACTGGTGGCGCAGATGGTCCGGCGCCGATACCGGGGCGGACGCCGCTGCCGACGCGGATCAGCACGCCTCGCGGCTGGCCGAGCTGCTGGCGGTGACCCGGGCCGGGTTCCCGGTGGTGCCCGCCGCGCACGCGGTCGAGTACCGGTGTTCCTGCGACCGGGTCGGCTGTCCGGCCCCGGCCCAGCATCCGCTCTCCTTCGCCTGGCAGTCGATGGCCACCGTCGACGCCGAGCAGGTCGCCCGCTGGCTCGCGGTGGACCCGCAGGCCAACGCCGTCACCGCGACCGGCCGCGCGCACGACGTGCTGGACGTCCCGGCCGAGGCCGGGCGGTTCGCGCTGGAGCGGATGGCCGAGCTCGGCGTCGCGCCCGGGCCGGTCGCCGCCGTGGGGGAGGATCGTTTCCTCTTCTTCACCACCACCCGGTCCACCCTGGACGAGGACGAATGGTGGACCTCCGAGCTGGACACCCACCCGGAGGACCTGGCCGAGCACCCCGGCATCCGCTGGCACACCCGCGGCAGCTACGTGCTGGTGCCCCCGTCCCGCCTCACCGACGGTTCCCAGGTCACCTGGGTCCGCCCGCCGGACCACCCCCTCCCCGACCCCCTCCGCGTGCTCGACCTCCTCGCCGACGCCTGCACCGCGGTCGGCGCCGTCGCCGCCCCCGAACACTGGTTCATCGGCTGA
- a CDS encoding type II toxin-antitoxin system HicA family toxin, with protein MSGAEIAKAVLRAGFGQVSMRGSHAKYRHPEGRTVIVPMHRALAPGTLRSVPRQVEWSVEQLEPHLK; from the coding sequence GTGTCCGGGGCAGAGATCGCCAAGGCGGTGCTACGCGCCGGATTCGGGCAGGTCTCCATGCGCGGCAGCCACGCCAAGTACCGCCACCCGGAGGGGCGTACCGTTATCGTCCCCATGCACCGCGCCCTCGCGCCGGGCACGCTGCGATCTGTCCCGCGACAGGTCGAATGGAGCGTCGAGCAGCTGGAACCGCACCTGAAGTAG
- the map gene encoding type I methionyl aminopeptidase has translation MAPLVPGTLSPTRSVPARIARPEYVGRKAPQPYTGPEVQTPETIEKMRIAGRIAARTMDAAAAAIVPGVTTDELDRIAHEYMCDHGAYPSDLGYRGFPKSICTSVNEVICHGIPDSTVLADGDIVNLDVTAFIHGVHGDLNATYLVGEVDEESELLVERTREATRRGIAAVRPGRQINVIGRVIESYAKRFGYGVVRDFTGHGINTSFHSGLIVPHYDSPHATTVIRTGMTFTIEPMLTLGTYQHDTWPDGWTIVTKDRKRTAQFEHTLVVTDTGAEILTLP, from the coding sequence ATGGCTCCCTTGGTCCCCGGCACCCTGTCGCCCACCCGCAGCGTCCCCGCCCGCATCGCGCGCCCCGAGTACGTCGGCCGCAAGGCGCCGCAGCCGTACACCGGGCCCGAGGTGCAGACCCCGGAGACCATCGAGAAGATGCGGATCGCCGGGCGGATCGCCGCCCGGACGATGGACGCCGCCGCCGCCGCGATCGTCCCCGGGGTGACCACGGACGAGCTGGACCGGATCGCCCACGAGTACATGTGCGACCACGGCGCCTACCCCTCGGACCTGGGCTACCGGGGCTTCCCCAAGTCCATCTGCACCTCGGTCAACGAGGTGATCTGCCACGGCATCCCGGACTCGACGGTGCTCGCCGACGGCGACATCGTGAACCTGGACGTGACCGCGTTCATCCACGGCGTGCACGGCGACCTGAACGCCACCTACCTCGTCGGCGAGGTGGACGAGGAGTCCGAGCTGCTGGTGGAGCGCACCCGCGAGGCCACCCGGCGCGGGATCGCGGCGGTGCGGCCGGGACGGCAGATCAACGTCATCGGCCGGGTGATCGAGTCCTACGCGAAGCGGTTCGGCTACGGCGTGGTCCGGGACTTCACCGGCCACGGCATCAACACGTCGTTCCACTCGGGCCTGATCGTGCCCCACTACGACAGCCCGCACGCCACCACGGTGATCCGCACCGGCATGACCTTCACCATCGAGCCGATGCTGACCCTCGGCACCTACCAGCACGACACCTGGCCGGACGGCTGGACGATCGTCACCAAGGACCGCAAGCGCACCGCCCAGTTCGAACACACCCTCGTCGTCACCGACACCGGCGCCGAGATCCTCACCCTCCCCTGA
- a CDS encoding DUF4129 domain-containing protein, translating to MGTGTGAQGVADQAGDRRADPAVSRSPRTPAPPRPLGPLLGLASAVGLALAALCLHATGGVPQAGTGPLTGYWLLLALGTAVGGSMLAVKYRVRQEERPGISAREERFTRLTVFGVFAIAAATTVWLIVIGSGQPVHTQAPPRPPDTTPPTSQPSTPAQPHPVAAKNSGHPFDLRPYLILLVVLIILAVLGLIIYYLVRYLPTWRRTPGIVAAPPAAEADEVRLAEAVNAGRLALRGDDSRAAVIACYAAMEASLAANGLGRHLSDSPADLLGRAAAAGLLDGPAPDALADLFREARYSSHPMGPEHLHRARAALDEISATLLAHRARAEAEADAWALGEDDPAAPDRKPRHPAERQTVTR from the coding sequence ATGGGGACAGGCACGGGGGCGCAGGGCGTGGCGGACCAGGCAGGCGACCGGCGGGCCGACCCGGCGGTCTCGCGCAGCCCCAGGACGCCCGCCCCGCCCCGGCCGCTGGGCCCTCTGCTCGGACTCGCCTCGGCGGTCGGACTCGCGCTCGCCGCGCTCTGCCTGCACGCCACCGGCGGCGTCCCGCAGGCCGGTACCGGCCCGCTGACCGGGTACTGGCTGCTGCTCGCGCTCGGCACCGCCGTCGGCGGCAGCATGCTCGCGGTCAAGTACCGGGTCCGGCAGGAGGAGCGCCCAGGCATATCGGCGCGCGAGGAGCGCTTCACCAGACTCACCGTGTTCGGCGTGTTCGCCATCGCCGCCGCCACCACGGTCTGGCTGATCGTGATCGGCAGCGGCCAGCCGGTCCATACCCAGGCCCCGCCCCGGCCGCCCGACACCACGCCGCCGACGTCCCAGCCGAGCACACCGGCCCAGCCGCACCCGGTGGCCGCGAAGAACTCCGGCCACCCGTTCGACCTGCGGCCCTACCTGATCCTGCTGGTGGTCCTGATCATCCTGGCGGTCCTGGGCCTGATCATCTACTACCTCGTGCGCTACCTCCCCACCTGGCGCCGCACCCCCGGCATCGTCGCCGCGCCGCCCGCCGCCGAGGCGGACGAGGTGCGGCTGGCCGAGGCGGTCAACGCCGGACGCCTGGCCCTGCGGGGGGACGACAGCCGCGCCGCCGTCATCGCCTGCTACGCCGCGATGGAGGCCTCGCTCGCGGCCAACGGCCTCGGCCGCCACCTGTCCGACAGCCCGGCGGACCTGCTCGGCCGGGCCGCCGCCGCCGGACTGCTCGACGGCCCGGCCCCGGACGCCCTCGCCGACCTGTTCCGTGAGGCCCGCTACTCCAGCCACCCGATGGGCCCGGAGCACCTGCACCGGGCCCGCGCCGCGCTGGACGAGATCAGCGCGACGCTGCTGGCGCACCGGGCCCGCGCCGAGGCCGAGGCCGACGCCTGGGCGCTGGGCGAGGACGACCCCGCCGCGCCGGACCGGAAGCCCCGGCACCCGGCCGAGCGGCAGACGGTGACCCGGTGA
- a CDS encoding MoxR family ATPase: MSTVSQQDATVLTPQQAGERAHAVLDEVEHAVVGKRAALELVMLGILAGGHVLIEDLPGLGKTLLARSFATVLGLDFSRIQFTPDLLPSDVSGAPIYDQRSGEMVFRPGPVFTNLLLADEINRTPPKTQAALLEAMAEAQVSVDGVTRALPSPFVVIATDNPIEYEGTYTLPEAQLDRFLLRVRMGYLPVADEAAMLRRRLDRSVPEVVLKAHTDPAEVLAMRAALERVEMDDDLVDYIVALVDATRKHAQIQVGASPRGGLALVQLARARAVMAGRDYVTPEDVKAVAVPALAHRISLRPELWVRRISADDVVATLVDTVPTPRTTPRTA, from the coding sequence GTGTCCACCGTGAGCCAGCAGGACGCCACCGTCCTGACGCCCCAGCAGGCGGGCGAGCGCGCCCACGCCGTCCTCGACGAGGTCGAGCACGCGGTCGTCGGCAAGCGCGCCGCCCTGGAACTGGTCATGCTCGGCATCCTCGCGGGCGGCCACGTCCTGATCGAGGACCTGCCCGGGCTCGGCAAGACCCTGCTGGCGCGCTCCTTCGCGACCGTGCTCGGACTGGACTTCAGCCGCATCCAGTTCACCCCGGACCTGCTGCCCTCGGACGTCTCCGGCGCGCCCATCTACGACCAGCGCAGCGGCGAGATGGTGTTCCGGCCCGGTCCGGTCTTCACCAACCTGCTGCTCGCCGACGAGATCAACCGCACCCCGCCGAAGACGCAGGCGGCGCTGCTGGAGGCGATGGCCGAGGCACAGGTCAGCGTCGACGGGGTGACCCGGGCCCTGCCGTCGCCGTTCGTGGTCATCGCCACCGACAACCCGATCGAGTACGAGGGCACCTACACCCTCCCCGAGGCGCAGCTGGACCGCTTCCTGCTGCGGGTGCGGATGGGCTACCTGCCGGTCGCCGACGAGGCCGCGATGCTGCGCCGACGGCTGGACCGGTCGGTGCCGGAGGTGGTGCTCAAGGCCCACACCGACCCGGCCGAGGTGCTGGCGATGCGGGCCGCCCTGGAGCGGGTGGAGATGGACGACGACCTGGTCGACTACATCGTCGCGCTGGTCGACGCGACCAGGAAGCACGCCCAGATCCAGGTGGGGGCCTCCCCGCGCGGCGGTCTCGCGCTGGTCCAACTGGCCCGCGCCCGCGCGGTGATGGCCGGACGCGACTACGTCACCCCGGAGGACGTCAAGGCCGTCGCGGTCCCCGCGCTTGCCCACCGGATAAGCCTGCGGCCCGAGTTGTGGGTGCGCCGGATCAGCGCGGACGACGTGGTGGCCACCCTGGTCGACACCGTCCCGACGCCCCGCACCACCCCGCGCACCGCATGA
- a CDS encoding DUF58 domain-containing protein — MSRTVGAARRAAPAEPPLPPEVRRALGAAAGAHSDTEAPERRPEGWRPGPRMLRLSTLVALAAFLAVVTGRPWLLALAAGPLGLLVLSASGEAKPELAEAVADVPARRCFEGEPVTATVTAAFDGVVGWIDPGVTPGPGTELVSVSVAGPVVTLGFLARRWGRWSLGTVDLDLYDTGGLVRRTVRAELGEIEVFPQPADGTFTPIPVRLPDRLGEHTARQTGEGIEVVGVRPHVWGERQRRIHWAATTRRGSIQLNQFAAERTADAVVVLDAFADVADPVTRLSSLDESLRVATGLIRTYLRSHDRVGVVSVGGKLNWLQPGTSDAYFYRLVQTVLDVRRDLAFHTPDLNRLPPPAIPNSALVYAVTPLADPRMMDVLSGLAERGNPVVVVEIPIGDPRVDRDDDVEQLALRLWRLDREALRYSLVEKGIPVVPWEGGTLDLSLAPLLRTRIQGRVG, encoded by the coding sequence ATGAGCCGGACCGTCGGCGCGGCCCGCCGCGCCGCCCCGGCGGAGCCGCCGCTGCCGCCCGAGGTACGCCGCGCGCTGGGCGCCGCCGCCGGCGCCCACAGCGACACCGAGGCCCCGGAACGGCGCCCGGAGGGCTGGCGGCCGGGACCGCGGATGCTGCGGCTGTCGACGCTGGTCGCGCTGGCCGCGTTCCTGGCGGTGGTCACCGGACGGCCCTGGCTGCTGGCGCTCGCCGCCGGTCCGCTGGGCCTGCTGGTGCTGTCGGCGTCCGGCGAGGCCAAGCCGGAGCTGGCCGAGGCCGTCGCCGACGTCCCGGCCCGCCGCTGCTTCGAGGGCGAGCCGGTGACCGCCACCGTCACCGCCGCCTTCGACGGCGTGGTCGGCTGGATCGACCCCGGGGTCACCCCGGGACCGGGCACCGAGCTGGTGTCGGTGTCCGTGGCCGGGCCCGTGGTCACCCTCGGTTTCCTGGCCCGCCGCTGGGGCCGCTGGTCGCTCGGCACCGTCGACCTCGACCTGTACGATACCGGCGGCCTGGTCCGGCGTACCGTCCGGGCCGAGCTCGGCGAGATCGAGGTGTTCCCGCAGCCCGCCGACGGCACGTTCACCCCGATCCCGGTCCGGCTGCCGGACCGCCTCGGCGAGCACACCGCCCGGCAGACCGGCGAGGGCATCGAGGTGGTCGGCGTGCGCCCGCACGTCTGGGGCGAGCGGCAGCGCCGCATCCACTGGGCGGCGACCACCCGGCGCGGCAGCATCCAGCTCAACCAGTTCGCCGCCGAGCGCACCGCCGACGCCGTGGTCGTGCTCGACGCCTTCGCGGACGTCGCCGACCCGGTCACCCGGCTCTCCAGCCTGGACGAGTCGCTGCGGGTCGCCACCGGACTGATCCGCACCTACCTGCGCAGCCACGACCGGGTCGGCGTGGTCTCCGTCGGCGGCAAACTCAACTGGCTGCAACCGGGAACCAGCGACGCCTACTTCTACCGGCTGGTGCAGACCGTCCTGGACGTCCGCCGCGACCTGGCCTTCCACACCCCCGACCTGAACCGGCTGCCCCCGCCGGCGATCCCCAACAGCGCCCTGGTGTACGCGGTCACGCCGCTGGCGGACCCGCGGATGATGGACGTCCTCAGCGGCCTCGCCGAGCGCGGCAACCCGGTGGTCGTGGTCGAGATCCCGATCGGCGACCCGCGCGTGGACCGCGACGACGATGTCGAGCAACTGGCCCTGCGGCTTTGGCGGTTGGACCGCGAGGCGCTGCGCTACAGCCTGGTCGAGAAGGGCATCCCGGTGGTCCCGTGGGAGGGCGGGACGCTCGACCTCAGCCTCGCCCCGCTGCTCCGCACCCGCATCCAAGGAAGGGTCGGATGA
- a CDS encoding DUF3291 domain-containing protein: MTDSPAFEPFFESVFELAQVNIGRLLAPLDSERLAGFVSALDSVNAAAEAADGYRWRLQDDEGNATEIKVFDDDWLIINMSVWRDPESLSAYIYGPMHRAVLSRRREWFARPVEAMTALWWVPAGVRPSVADAEQRLRSLRAHGPTADAFTLRETFPAPVRTPVPAPAAS; the protein is encoded by the coding sequence ATGACTGACTCCCCTGCCTTCGAACCTTTCTTCGAATCCGTCTTCGAACTCGCCCAGGTCAACATCGGCAGACTGCTCGCCCCGCTGGACAGCGAGCGACTGGCCGGCTTCGTCTCAGCGTTGGACTCGGTCAACGCGGCGGCCGAGGCCGCCGACGGGTACCGCTGGCGGTTGCAGGACGACGAGGGGAACGCCACCGAGATCAAGGTCTTCGACGACGACTGGCTGATCATCAACATGTCGGTCTGGCGGGACCCGGAGTCGCTGTCGGCGTACATCTACGGCCCGATGCACCGCGCGGTGCTGAGCCGCCGCCGCGAGTGGTTCGCCAGGCCGGTCGAGGCGATGACCGCGCTCTGGTGGGTACCGGCCGGGGTCCGGCCGAGCGTGGCCGACGCCGAACAGCGGCTGCGGTCGCTGCGCGCGCACGGGCCCACCGCCGACGCCTTCACCCTGCGCGAGACCTTCCCCGCACCGGTCCGGACGCCCGTTCCGGCCCCGGCGGCGTCCTAG